In Vigna unguiculata cultivar IT97K-499-35 chromosome 3, ASM411807v1, whole genome shotgun sequence, a single genomic region encodes these proteins:
- the LOC114179340 gene encoding FCS-Like Zinc finger 15-like, whose translation MVGLSVVLEVQKGCISKKTPQVINKTTILSTTTTHKKPPLSPSPSPFQTPTFLDQCFLCGKRLSPGKDIYMYKGDRAFCSVECRCKQIFSDEEEAIKKEKCCLAAMRPTSSSYSSSSTSRHHRKETRNRGVGFF comes from the exons ATGGTTGGTCTTAGCGTAGTGCTGGAAGTTCAGAAAGGTTGTATCAGTAAAAAGACACCTCAAGTCATTAACAAAACCACCATTTtgtccaccaccaccacccacAAAAAACCACCcctttctccttctccttctccttttcAAACCCCCACTTTTCTAGACCAATGCTTTCTCTGTGGGAAGAGACTCTCGCCAGGGAAAGATATCTACATGTACAA AGGGGACAGGGCATTTTGCAGCGTGGAGTGCAGATGCAAGCAGATTTTTTCGGACGAGGAAGAAGCTATTAAGAAAGAGAAGTGTTGTTTGGCTGCAATGAGGCCCACATCGTCTTCGTATTCATCTTCTTCAACCTCACGTCATCATCGGAAAGAAACAAGAAACCGTGGTGTTGGTTTTTTTTAA